The Acetivibrio saccincola genome window below encodes:
- the ychF gene encoding redox-regulated ATPase YchF, translated as MKLGIVGLPNVGKSTLFNALTKAGAEAANYPFCTIEPNVGIVPVPDERLDVLAKMYNPEKVTPTTIEFVDIAGLVKGASKGEGLGNKFLSHIREVDAIVHVVRCFEDSDIVHVDGSISPVRDIETIETELILADLEVMERRVEKTRKMLKSGDKKYKIELDVYERILKTLEEGKTVRSMDFDQDEKKIADELFLITSKPVLYAANVSEEDISSEKDNALLKELSDYSNKEGSEVMTVCAKIEEEIAQLDEGEREEFLKGLGLSESGLSKLIKKSYRLLGLISFLTAGPKEVRAWTISEGLKAPQAAGKIHSDFERGFIRAEVISFEELVECGSYNAAKEKGLVRSEGKDYVIKDGDVVLFRFNV; from the coding sequence ATGAAGTTAGGAATAGTAGGACTGCCAAATGTAGGTAAAAGCACACTTTTTAATGCTCTCACAAAGGCCGGGGCGGAAGCAGCAAATTATCCTTTTTGCACCATAGAGCCTAATGTCGGGATAGTACCGGTTCCGGATGAGAGGCTTGATGTACTTGCAAAAATGTACAACCCTGAGAAGGTTACACCTACCACAATTGAATTTGTGGACATTGCAGGGCTGGTAAAGGGTGCAAGTAAAGGTGAAGGACTAGGTAATAAATTTTTATCCCATATAAGGGAAGTTGATGCCATAGTGCATGTGGTAAGGTGTTTTGAGGACAGTGATATAGTTCATGTTGATGGTTCAATAAGCCCTGTAAGAGATATTGAAACCATTGAGACTGAGCTTATATTAGCTGATTTGGAAGTTATGGAAAGAAGGGTTGAAAAAACCCGCAAAATGCTTAAATCCGGTGATAAAAAGTATAAAATTGAATTGGACGTTTATGAAAGGATATTAAAGACGTTGGAAGAAGGAAAAACCGTAAGATCAATGGATTTTGACCAAGATGAAAAGAAAATTGCTGATGAGCTTTTTTTAATTACATCAAAACCTGTATTATATGCAGCAAATGTGTCAGAGGAAGATATAAGCTCAGAAAAGGACAATGCTCTTTTAAAAGAATTGTCTGATTATTCCAATAAAGAAGGTTCAGAGGTAATGACGGTATGTGCAAAAATAGAAGAGGAAATTGCGCAGCTTGATGAAGGGGAGAGGGAAGAGTTTTTAAAAGGTTTAGGATTGTCAGAGTCAGGACTTAGTAAACTTATAAAGAAAAGTTACAGGCTTTTAGGACTTATAAGTTTTTTAACTGCAGGTCCTAAAGAAGTGCGGGCATGGACTATTTCTGAAGGTTTAAAAGCCCCTCAGGCAGCAGGTAAAATTCATTCGGATTTTGAAAGGGGTTTTATACGTGCCGAGGTGATTTCCTTTGAAGAACTTGTAGAGTGTGGAAGCTACAATGCAGCAAAGGAAAAAGGATTAGTCCGTTCTGAAGGAAAGGACTATGTTATAAAAGACGGGGATGTAGTTCTTTTTAGGTTTAATGTATAG
- a CDS encoding chemotaxis protein CheW, which yields MQIVVFTLNGEICGVDASQVKEIVKFEGLAKMPKMPKFIEGIINLRGMVIPVVNLSKRFSLGELEVTKKTKIIIIEAGEKLIGFIVDDVTEILKLSSQNIEATPDIIQKSYNHYLEYVGKKGEKLISILNLANILTDAELDKLDNGEFESCENC from the coding sequence ATGCAGATTGTGGTATTCACATTAAACGGAGAGATTTGTGGAGTGGATGCATCTCAAGTTAAAGAAATTGTCAAATTTGAAGGACTTGCCAAAATGCCCAAGATGCCTAAATTCATTGAAGGAATAATAAATTTAAGGGGTATGGTTATACCCGTAGTAAACCTTAGTAAAAGATTTTCCTTAGGAGAACTTGAGGTTACAAAGAAAACAAAAATTATAATTATAGAGGCGGGGGAAAAGTTAATAGGATTTATTGTGGATGATGTAACTGAAATTTTAAAATTATCCTCTCAAAATATTGAAGCCACACCGGATATAATTCAAAAAAGCTACAATCATTATCTTGAATATGTAGGTAAAAAAGGCGAAAAGTTAATTTCTATTTTAAATCTAGCCAATATTCTGACTGATGCAGAATTAGATAAACTTGACAATGGAGAATTTGAAAGTTGTGAGAATTGTTAA
- the rodA gene encoding rod shape-determining protein RodA — MYSLSDKKKKKKFKFDYILFCSVFMLSIFGIIVLCSATATNPSGSRMVMVQIASMILGIGICVVLNFLDYNIFKSLSTLLYIFGILLLVAVLRFGTDILGSRRWLIIPVINMSFQPSELTKIFYILFISKHFEKLSKEFNKKTIIKIFVFTVIPVLLIFRQPDGGMALTYLFILFVITFVHGIPYKYIFAGIPAAIASLPLVWKFVLKDYHKIRILSFLDPSLDPQGAAYQVNRAEMTVGSGQIWGQGLFNGTQSQSLEGVPVKESDFIFTVIAEELGFIGSVLLISLILLILFRCIYISWKSKDIYGAYVSIGITAMLAFNFIQNIGMNIALLPVSGVPLPFVSAGGSAMVTYYIAVGVVMSISMHRERGMFEPSG, encoded by the coding sequence ATGTACTCATTATCGGATAAAAAGAAAAAAAAGAAATTTAAATTTGACTATATACTTTTTTGTTCTGTGTTTATGTTATCCATATTTGGCATTATTGTCCTATGCAGTGCAACAGCAACAAATCCAAGTGGAAGCAGAATGGTAATGGTGCAAATTGCCAGCATGATTTTAGGTATTGGAATTTGTGTTGTGTTAAACTTTTTAGATTACAACATCTTCAAAAGTTTAAGCACTCTTTTGTATATATTTGGTATTTTGCTGCTGGTGGCAGTTTTAAGGTTTGGTACGGATATTTTAGGAAGTAGGCGTTGGCTTATAATTCCTGTTATTAATATGAGTTTTCAACCTTCTGAATTGACAAAAATATTTTATATACTATTTATTTCAAAGCATTTTGAAAAGCTTTCAAAGGAATTTAATAAAAAAACCATTATAAAAATATTTGTTTTTACCGTTATTCCTGTTCTTCTTATTTTCCGCCAGCCGGACGGCGGTATGGCTTTAACTTATTTATTTATATTATTTGTCATAACTTTTGTACATGGAATACCATATAAATATATTTTTGCAGGTATTCCTGCTGCCATAGCCTCACTTCCCCTTGTATGGAAGTTTGTTTTAAAGGATTATCACAAAATAAGAATTTTATCCTTTTTAGACCCCAGCTTAGACCCCCAAGGGGCAGCTTACCAGGTTAACAGGGCAGAAATGACTGTTGGCTCAGGTCAAATCTGGGGACAAGGGCTTTTTAACGGTACCCAGTCACAAAGTTTAGAAGGTGTTCCTGTTAAAGAGTCAGATTTTATATTTACCGTTATAGCTGAAGAGTTGGGATTTATAGGCTCTGTACTGCTTATATCTCTGATTCTTTTGATTTTATTCAGATGCATATATATATCATGGAAATCAAAAGATATATATGGGGCATATGTTTCAATTGGAATTACCGCCATGCTGGCATTTAATTTTATTCAAAATATAGGAATGAATATAGCCCTTCTGCCTGTATCAGGTGTCCCCTTACCCTTTGTAAGCGCCGGGGGAAGTGCAATGGTAACATACTATATAGCAGTTGGGGTTGTAATGAGTATATCTATGCACAGGGAAAGAGGTATGTTTGAACCGTCAGGTTAG
- the aroF gene encoding 3-deoxy-7-phosphoheptulonate synthase — MIIVMSQSASREDINNVERKLSQLGFRTHPIFGDIKTVIGAIGDKRLLNTQEISTMPGVESIVPIMKPYKLTSREFKQTPTIVNVGGVEIGGDKIVVMAGPCAIENKEIYIDTAKKVKEAGADILRGGAFKPRTSPYSFQGLEEDGLKIMAEAREITGLKLVTEVVDTRDVELVASYTDIIQIGARNMQNFRLLKEVGLYKKPVLLKRGLSATIEEWLMAAEYIISEGNQNVILCERGIRTFETATRNTIDLSAIPVVKEFSHLPVIVDPSHATGTWKYVSALSKGAVATGADGLIIEVHSDPNCALCDGPQSLKPSKFSQVMEELRKVAEAVGRTL, encoded by the coding sequence ATGATTATTGTTATGAGTCAAAGCGCTTCAAGGGAAGATATTAATAATGTTGAAAGAAAATTGTCGCAGCTTGGTTTTAGAACCCACCCCATATTCGGGGATATTAAAACAGTAATAGGAGCCATAGGCGATAAAAGACTTCTAAATACACAGGAAATATCCACAATGCCTGGAGTTGAAAGCATTGTCCCTATTATGAAGCCGTATAAGCTTACAAGCCGGGAGTTTAAACAGACCCCAACCATTGTCAATGTTGGAGGTGTGGAAATTGGCGGGGATAAAATTGTAGTGATGGCAGGCCCTTGTGCCATTGAAAACAAAGAAATCTATATAGACACTGCCAAAAAAGTAAAGGAAGCCGGTGCAGATATCCTACGTGGCGGCGCATTTAAGCCCAGAACCTCCCCTTATTCCTTCCAGGGGTTAGAAGAAGACGGACTTAAAATAATGGCAGAAGCCAGAGAAATCACCGGTTTAAAACTTGTAACTGAGGTGGTGGATACTAGGGATGTTGAGCTGGTAGCCTCCTACACAGACATCATTCAGATTGGTGCAAGAAATATGCAAAACTTTAGACTCTTAAAAGAAGTGGGACTTTATAAAAAACCTGTACTTTTAAAAAGAGGTCTGTCTGCAACAATTGAAGAATGGCTTATGGCAGCTGAATACATCATCTCAGAAGGAAACCAAAATGTAATTTTATGCGAGCGGGGTATAAGAACTTTTGAAACCGCTACAAGAAATACCATTGATTTAAGTGCCATACCTGTTGTAAAAGAATTTTCACATCTGCCTGTAATTGTAGACCCCAGCCATGCAACAGGAACATGGAAGTATGTAAGTGCCCTGTCTAAGGGAGCTGTTGCCACCGGTGCAGACGGGCTTATAATTGAAGTTCATTCAGACCCTAACTGCGCACTGTGCGATGGACCCCAATCATTAAAACCTTCTAAGTTTTCCCAAGTTATGGAGGAGCTTAGGAAAGTTGCCGAAGCAGTCGGAAGAACATTATAG
- a CDS encoding GGDEF domain-containing protein, whose protein sequence is MDIINDSVIEKKLKSIEPKKGYVFVRWGLLLLIIPIFLIVSDKPFLYVRFWFVFAFASVYNVVFSILYLKSKLAGKNFGFIFYADILLVSIFSYFLGGLQSDIYVLLFFIIAYYGTSRDVSSITKISIFTIITYCVLSLLSEGGNLAGFNFLKLAIRGMFIIFTAYGISSIIIQVKIYDEMHKREFKRARTDKLTGLANRHYFDQKLEEEALYAEYSGKPLNVLMFDIDNFKVYNDSYGHIEGDKLLSLFGNIILQSIRKTDIPVRYGGEEFIILIRDLDLEMAKNVGDRIRNQLEKENMSLENKKDSVKVTVSCGIAQFPKHSDNIKKVVEYADKALYHAKRTGKNKVVCYDEVLQLEHELEVNKAKTS, encoded by the coding sequence ATGGATATAATTAATGATTCAGTCATAGAGAAAAAACTAAAAAGTATAGAGCCAAAGAAAGGTTATGTTTTTGTCAGATGGGGTTTATTGCTTTTAATAATTCCGATTTTCCTGATTGTATCAGATAAACCTTTTTTATATGTAAGGTTTTGGTTTGTTTTTGCCTTTGCATCTGTATATAATGTTGTTTTTTCCATTTTATATTTAAAAAGCAAACTGGCAGGTAAAAATTTTGGGTTTATATTTTATGCAGATATATTGTTAGTTAGTATTTTCTCATACTTTTTAGGTGGTTTGCAGTCAGACATATATGTTCTCTTATTTTTCATCATTGCCTACTATGGAACTAGCAGGGATGTTTCTTCTATAACAAAAATAAGTATATTTACCATAATAACCTATTGTGTTTTAAGTCTTTTATCTGAAGGGGGTAATTTAGCCGGTTTTAATTTTTTAAAGCTTGCCATAAGGGGAATGTTCATCATCTTTACAGCTTACGGCATATCCAGTATTATTATTCAGGTCAAAATATATGATGAGATGCATAAAAGGGAGTTTAAACGTGCCAGGACAGATAAGCTTACCGGTCTTGCCAACAGGCATTATTTTGACCAAAAATTAGAGGAAGAAGCGTTATATGCAGAGTATTCCGGAAAACCTCTAAATGTTTTGATGTTTGATATTGATAATTTTAAAGTGTATAACGACAGTTACGGACATATTGAAGGGGATAAACTGCTCTCCCTTTTTGGAAATATTATACTTCAAAGCATAAGAAAAACCGATATACCTGTAAGGTACGGGGGAGAAGAGTTTATAATATTAATAAGGGATCTTGATCTTGAAATGGCGAAAAATGTTGGCGACAGAATAAGAAACCAGTTAGAAAAAGAAAATATGAGTTTAGAAAACAAGAAAGACAGCGTAAAAGTCACTGTAAGCTGTGGTATAGCACAATTTCCAAAGCACTCTGACAATATTAAAAAAGTGGTGGAATATGCAGATAAGGCACTTTATCACGCAAAAAGAACAGGGAAAAACAAAGTTGTGTGCTATGATGAAGTGCTGCAGCTAGAACATGAGTTAGAAGTAAATAAAGCTAAAACCAGTTAA
- a CDS encoding DMT family transporter, producing MKKNGFGYLFLLNTVILFSTYEVVSKIIIDRISPFQINFLRFFLGGLFLFLFSLIKRDYKVEKKHLKMLAVLGVINVVLSMNLLQLSLSMENAKAALVAVIFSSNPIFVTLFSSVIEKEKIHTYKKAGLILGLTGVMVMSINELSIDAVNILSPVLALFSAVLYGLYTVFGRKVSKDIGSLKMNSYSFLIGSILLLPFLLLFKIPAFHINPSITGHIIYLSVLTTGVGYLTYFIGLSIVGASKGSMVFFLKPVLASIFAVIILKESVGIYFLLGTFLVVLGVTVIFYWEDFMGWIKTAKDR from the coding sequence TTGAAAAAGAATGGGTTTGGCTATTTATTTTTGCTAAATACGGTTATATTATTTAGTACCTATGAAGTTGTAAGTAAAATAATTATAGACAGGATAAGTCCTTTTCAAATTAATTTTTTGAGGTTTTTTTTAGGAGGATTATTTCTCTTTCTGTTTAGTTTAATCAAGAGGGATTATAAAGTTGAAAAAAAGCACCTTAAAATGCTGGCTGTACTTGGTGTGATAAATGTTGTTTTATCCATGAATTTATTGCAGCTAAGTTTAAGTATGGAGAATGCAAAGGCGGCACTGGTTGCAGTTATTTTTAGCAGTAATCCCATATTTGTTACTCTTTTTTCATCTGTAATTGAAAAAGAAAAAATACATACATACAAAAAGGCAGGGCTTATTCTTGGCTTAACGGGTGTAATGGTTATGTCAATTAATGAACTGAGTATAGATGCGGTAAATATATTAAGTCCTGTTTTAGCACTTTTTTCTGCGGTGTTATACGGCCTTTATACCGTTTTTGGAAGAAAAGTATCTAAAGATATAGGCAGCCTTAAAATGAATTCATATTCTTTTTTAATAGGAAGTATATTGCTGCTTCCCTTTTTACTGTTATTTAAAATTCCGGCATTTCACATTAACCCCTCAATAACCGGGCATATAATATATTTATCCGTTTTAACAACAGGGGTAGGATATTTGACTTATTTCATAGGTCTTTCCATTGTAGGGGCATCTAAAGGTTCTATGGTTTTCTTTTTAAAACCGGTTTTAGCAAGTATTTTTGCAGTGATTATTTTAAAAGAAAGTGTCGGGATTTACTTTTTGCTGGGTACTTTTTTAGTGGTTTTAGGTGTAACGGTAATTTTTTACTGGGAAGACTTTATGGGCTGGATTAAAACCGCAAAAGATAGATAA
- a CDS encoding flagellar protein has translation MLELRNCEVCGKIYTSNGFHKVCPTCFQRDESDFNRIKVYLEENPQAKIFEVVSALDMPLKKIKRYLRENRLEIVEADNHFLFCEVCNKSIRSGRYCSLCYTNAYHRRYKSVYTGNYSKTINFKSS, from the coding sequence ATGCTCGAGCTAAGAAACTGTGAAGTGTGTGGGAAAATTTACACCTCAAATGGTTTTCACAAAGTATGCCCTACCTGTTTTCAACGGGACGAATCTGATTTTAACAGAATTAAAGTCTATTTAGAAGAAAACCCGCAGGCTAAAATATTTGAAGTTGTAAGTGCCCTTGATATGCCTTTAAAAAAAATAAAACGGTATTTGCGTGAAAACAGGCTTGAGATAGTGGAAGCTGATAATCACTTTCTGTTTTGCGAAGTTTGCAATAAATCAATCCGCTCAGGCAGATACTGTAGTTTGTGCTATACAAATGCCTATCACCGTAGGTATAAATCAGTGTACACAGGCAATTATTCAAAGACTATAAATTTCAAGTCATCTTAG
- a CDS encoding lytic transglycosylase domain-containing protein: MVKKIKKRIKNILFFVFIILIIAFTAKTALEYLYPLKYKEYVFKYSSLYDNLDPYLVFSIIKAESGFNPDATSYKNARGLMQITDDTSIWIAERMKIENFKVENLYDPETNIKMGCWYLNNLMQEFMYEDGVYVIEEEDERKKLVLAAYNAGRGNVALWLKDKKFSSSGKKLEVIPFKETERYVEKVQNYYLIYQILYKDGILKKDVSE, encoded by the coding sequence GTGGTAAAAAAAATAAAAAAGAGAATAAAAAATATTCTATTTTTCGTCTTTATAATTTTAATAATAGCTTTTACAGCCAAAACAGCTTTAGAATATCTATATCCTTTAAAGTATAAAGAATATGTTTTTAAATATTCTTCCCTCTATGACAATTTAGACCCTTATTTGGTTTTTTCAATTATCAAGGCAGAGAGCGGTTTTAACCCTGATGCAACATCCTATAAAAATGCCAGGGGACTTATGCAGATAACAGATGATACTTCAATTTGGATAGCTGAAAGAATGAAAATAGAGAATTTTAAAGTGGAAAATTTATATGACCCTGAAACCAATATAAAAATGGGATGCTGGTACCTTAACAACCTTATGCAGGAGTTTATGTATGAGGATGGCGTTTATGTAATTGAAGAAGAGGACGAAAGAAAAAAGCTGGTTTTAGCAGCGTATAATGCAGGAAGAGGCAATGTAGCCTTGTGGTTAAAAGATAAAAAGTTCAGCAGTTCAGGAAAAAAACTGGAAGTCATACCGTTTAAGGAAACTGAAAGGTATGTGGAAAAAGTACAGAATTATTATTTAATATACCAAATACTATACAAAGATGGAATTTTAAAAAAGGATGTTTCTGAGTGA
- the coaE gene encoding dephospho-CoA kinase (Dephospho-CoA kinase (CoaE) performs the final step in coenzyme A biosynthesis.), translating into MKVIGVTGGIGSGKTTVSGILSSLGAKVIEADKISREIMKKGHKVFDEVVDFFGEDILDEKGEIIRAKLRDIAFESEEKVKALNDITHKYISIEIKNKIKKCAKEDTVVVDAAIPLENGFLDVSHEIWFVTADIDTRIKRVMKRNNLTYSEVMDIIKMQPDDNYYISISNIIIYNNGSYKELEERVKNIYIKSAYK; encoded by the coding sequence TTGAAAGTAATAGGTGTTACAGGTGGAATAGGAAGCGGGAAAACCACCGTTTCCGGTATTCTTTCTTCTTTAGGGGCAAAAGTAATTGAAGCAGATAAAATTTCAAGGGAGATAATGAAAAAAGGGCATAAAGTTTTTGATGAAGTTGTAGATTTTTTTGGGGAAGATATTTTAGATGAAAAAGGGGAGATTATAAGGGCAAAATTAAGGGATATAGCTTTTGAAAGTGAAGAGAAGGTAAAGGCATTAAATGATATTACCCATAAATATATTTCCATAGAAATTAAAAATAAAATTAAAAAATGCGCCAAAGAAGACACTGTAGTGGTGGATGCTGCAATTCCACTTGAAAACGGGTTTTTAGATGTATCACATGAAATATGGTTTGTTACTGCAGACATAGATACAAGAATAAAGAGGGTTATGAAAAGAAATAATTTAACATATAGTGAAGTAATGGATATAATAAAAATGCAGCCGGATGATAATTATTATATTTCCATTTCAAATATAATCATATATAATAATGGCAGCTATAAAGAACTAGAAGAAAGAGTAAAAAATATATATATAAAAAGTGCGTATAAATAA
- the polA gene encoding DNA polymerase I produces the protein MDKQKIMIIDGNSILNRAFYGVELLSTSDGLHTNAIYGFLNIMYKYIEEENPQYICVAFDLKAPTFRHRQYEGYKAKRKGMPDELSEQVPYMKEVLDAMRIKRLELEGFEADDILGSVSLCAEQRGLEVVIVTGDRDSLQLAGKTTRIKIPRTKAGNTETEEYDYDRIVEEYGIKPHQFIDVKGLMGDSSDNIPGVPGIGEKTALKLIKEYGNLENLYKNIDEITQKRVKENLMTYKEQAFLSRDLSRIERNMPSLCEFEEFKYQEYDSEKLFSIFERLEFNSFIDKFALRSSVALDEIDVNIKRVENIGELKSIKTKILMSGKLYFYYLIDREGKFSKKLSSLAFSSGDEEVWYVDFAKSINEKEFFLEYKDVFEDENVKKYSHDVKNFIVYLKQNDIVLKGLAFDTMIAAYILDPSRESYIISDLAREYINLRISSIEEMAGKGKKAVLYKDMPAEEVADVIGRYPHVMTKLKEKFEKLLEENNQKELYYDIELTLISVLADMEYHGFKVNTEELLNFSKELQSKIDSVKTRIFDLAGEKFNINSPKQLGVILFEKLELPIIKKTKTGYSTAAEVLEELKDRHEIIKEILEYRQLVKLNSTYVEGLLGVINENTGKIHSSFNQTVTVTGRISSTEPNLQNIPIKLEMGRKIRKVFVPSDENYILLDADYSQIELRVLAHITNDENMIEAFLNNEDIHTSTASKVFGVSKSEVTPLLRSRAKAVNFGIVYGIGDFSLSKDLGITKKEAGNYIEEYLEKYPKVREYMTNIKKEAREKGFVTTLFNRRRYIPEIKSNNFNIRSFGERVALNTPIQGSAADIIKIAMVNVYKELSKRNLKSKLILQVHDELILEVHKEEINQVKKIVEESMKNAASLKVPLEIDINLGKNWYETK, from the coding sequence ATGGATAAACAAAAAATAATGATTATAGACGGAAACAGCATATTAAACAGGGCTTTTTACGGTGTAGAGCTGCTTTCAACTTCTGACGGCTTACATACAAATGCAATATATGGTTTTTTAAATATTATGTACAAATATATTGAGGAAGAGAATCCCCAGTATATTTGCGTGGCATTTGACCTTAAAGCCCCTACTTTCAGGCACAGGCAATATGAGGGATATAAGGCAAAAAGAAAAGGAATGCCTGATGAACTTAGTGAGCAGGTTCCTTATATGAAGGAAGTATTAGATGCAATGAGAATAAAAAGGCTTGAGTTGGAAGGTTTTGAAGCAGATGACATATTAGGCTCTGTTTCCTTATGTGCGGAGCAAAGGGGATTGGAGGTAGTTATAGTTACAGGGGACAGGGATTCCCTTCAGCTTGCGGGGAAAACTACAAGGATAAAAATTCCAAGAACAAAGGCAGGGAATACCGAGACTGAGGAATATGATTATGACAGGATAGTAGAGGAATATGGAATAAAACCCCATCAGTTTATAGATGTAAAGGGCTTGATGGGAGATAGTTCAGACAATATTCCCGGCGTTCCCGGAATTGGTGAAAAAACTGCTTTAAAACTTATTAAAGAATATGGGAATTTGGAAAACTTGTATAAAAACATTGATGAAATAACCCAGAAAAGAGTAAAAGAAAATCTTATGACTTATAAAGAACAGGCATTTTTAAGCAGGGATTTATCCAGAATTGAAAGAAATATGCCAAGTCTTTGCGAGTTTGAAGAATTTAAATACCAGGAATATGACAGCGAAAAGCTTTTTAGTATTTTTGAAAGGTTAGAGTTTAATAGCTTTATTGACAAGTTTGCTCTTAGAAGTTCAGTTGCTTTAGATGAAATTGACGTAAATATAAAGAGGGTTGAAAATATAGGTGAGCTTAAATCTATAAAGACAAAAATACTTATGTCAGGTAAATTGTATTTTTATTATTTAATTGACAGAGAAGGCAAATTTTCAAAAAAACTTTCTTCATTGGCCTTTTCATCCGGAGATGAAGAGGTTTGGTATGTTGATTTTGCCAAAAGTATAAATGAGAAAGAATTTTTCCTTGAGTACAAGGATGTTTTTGAAGATGAAAATGTTAAAAAATATTCCCATGATGTAAAGAATTTTATTGTTTATTTAAAGCAGAATGATATTGTATTAAAGGGTTTGGCATTTGACACAATGATAGCAGCCTATATTTTGGATCCTTCCAGGGAATCTTATATAATATCAGACCTTGCCAGGGAATATATAAACTTGAGAATAAGTTCAATAGAGGAGATGGCAGGGAAGGGGAAAAAGGCTGTACTTTATAAAGATATGCCGGCAGAAGAAGTGGCTGATGTCATAGGGCGTTATCCACATGTGATGACAAAACTAAAGGAAAAATTTGAAAAACTTTTAGAAGAAAACAACCAAAAAGAACTTTATTATGATATAGAACTTACTTTAATTAGTGTTTTAGCGGATATGGAATACCATGGCTTTAAAGTTAATACTGAGGAATTGCTTAACTTTTCTAAAGAACTTCAAAGTAAAATTGATTCTGTCAAAACCAGAATTTTTGATTTAGCCGGGGAAAAATTTAATATTAATTCCCCAAAACAGCTGGGCGTAATACTTTTTGAAAAGCTTGAGCTTCCAATCATTAAAAAGACCAAAACCGGCTATTCAACAGCTGCTGAAGTACTAGAAGAGCTTAAGGACAGGCATGAAATTATTAAAGAGATTTTAGAATACAGGCAGCTGGTAAAGCTTAATTCCACATATGTAGAGGGACTTTTGGGGGTTATAAATGAAAATACAGGTAAAATTCATTCAAGTTTTAACCAGACTGTCACTGTAACGGGCAGAATAAGCAGCACTGAGCCAAACCTTCAAAATATACCTATAAAGCTTGAAATGGGGAGGAAAATAAGAAAGGTTTTTGTTCCATCTGATGAAAACTATATTCTTTTAGATGCAGATTATTCACAGATAGAGCTGAGGGTTTTAGCCCATATAACAAATGATGAAAACATGATAGAAGCATTTTTAAATAATGAAGATATACATACCTCTACAGCATCTAAGGTATTTGGTGTTTCAAAAAGTGAAGTTACACCCCTTTTAAGGTCAAGGGCAAAGGCTGTAAATTTTGGAATTGTATACGGTATTGGTGATTTTAGTCTTTCTAAAGACTTAGGAATAACCAAAAAAGAAGCAGGAAATTATATAGAGGAGTATTTGGAGAAGTATCCTAAAGTTAGAGAATATATGACAAACATAAAAAAAGAAGCAAGGGAGAAAGGCTTTGTCACCACTCTGTTTAACAGAAGAAGGTATATACCTGAGATAAAATCAAATAATTTTAATATAAGGTCCTTTGGGGAAAGGGTGGCGCTAAACACCCCTATACAGGGAAGTGCTGCAGATATTATTAAAATAGCAATGGTAAATGTATATAAAGAGCTTAGTAAAAGAAATTTAAAATCTAAGCTTATCCTCCAGGTGCATGACGAACTTATATTGGAGGTACATAAAGAAGAAATAAACCAGGTTAAAAAAATAGTTGAAGAGAGCATGAAAAATGCAGCATCACTAAAAGTGCCTTTAGAAATTGACATAAACTTAGGAAAAAACTGGTATGAGACAAAATAA